One region of Gigantopelta aegis isolate Gae_Host chromosome 7, Gae_host_genome, whole genome shotgun sequence genomic DNA includes:
- the LOC121377664 gene encoding orexin receptor type 1-like — MTSPPPNNSTDLYEINEGIAQTLIPAMAYVGFMMLFGVLGNVLVCFVFIKKMKRGTQNFLITSLAVFDLLSSLLAMPVEIADMRYYYTFHSEVACKLLRFINALCCLSSIVTLLAIAIDRYLKVCRPLETQMKLRQAKLSVGVAVCAGLAFSWPALVIYGIRTVQTEVVGVLGKDCSTSDSMIDTLYPLVYHAVLAVGFIAFTVALIVLYGLICVSAKKHKRYMARTSDIGKSISGKKHTSMSSLECSTSNARLSDIDDVQPQLSKDSTKRETTLRRRRMKDKTTVIGFVVTLVFVLSFLPFLSLVGARSVFKNFDYDLKGAAMVAFNVFIRSYFVNSAANPIIYGVLNVRFRQESIVLFKRMMCCAKFQSSSLQQTSSQ; from the coding sequence ATGACGAGCCCACCACCAAACAATTCTACAGACTTGTATGAAATCAACGAAGGGATCGCCCAGACTCTTATCCCGGCCATGGCTTACGTTGGCTTCATGATGCTGTTTGGAGTTCTGGGAAACGTTCTCGTCTGTTTCGTCTTCATCAAGAAGATGAAGAGAGGGACCCAGAACTTCCTGATCACGAGTCTGGCGGTGTTTGACCTGCTCAGCTCCCTGTTGGCCATGCCCGTCGAGATAGCCGACATGAGATATTATTACACCTTTCACTCGGAGGTAGCCTGCAAGTTGCTACGCTTCATCAACGCCCTCTGTTGTCTATCCTCCATTGTGACCCTGCTAGCCATAGCGATCGACAGGTACCTGAAAGTGTGTCGACCTCTGGAAACTCAGATGAAACTCAGACAAGCCAAACTGTCGGTAGGTGTCGCTGTGTGCGCTGGACTGGCCTTCAGCTGGCCCGCGCTCGTCATTTACGGAATTCGAACAGTGCAAACGGAAGTGGTTGGAGTTCTGGGAAAGGACTGTTCTACGAGCGACAGTATGATAGACACTCTCTACCCTCTCGTGTACCACGCGGTGTTGGCCGTTGGATTCATAGCCTTCACTGTCGCACTGATAGTTCTCTACGGACTCATCTGTGTTTCGGCTAAGAAACATAAACGTTATATGGCCAGAACTTCCGACATCGGGAAATCAATTTCTGGAAAGAAACACACCTCGATGTCGTCATTAGAATGCTCAACGAGCAACGCTAGACTCTCCGACATCGACGACGTCCAGCCTCAACTTTCTAAAGATTCAACCAAACGGGAGACAACTCTAAGGCGTCGCCGAATGAAGGACAAGACGACTGTGATAGGATTCGTCGTCACTCTAGTTTTCGTGCTGAGCTTTTTGCCGTTTCTCTCGCTTGTCGGTGCGAGGTCGGTCTTCAAGAATTTTGACTACGATCTAAAGGGCGCGGCGATGGTGGCGTTCAATGTATTCATCCGCTCGTACTTTGTAAATAGTGCAGCAAACCCTATCATATATGGAGTATTGAACGTGCGGTTTCGTCAGGAGAGTATCGTTCTCTTTAAGAGGATGATGTGTTGTGCTAAATTCCAATCTTCCAGTTTGCAACAGACCTCGTCACAGTGA